In one Natronosalvus amylolyticus genomic region, the following are encoded:
- a CDS encoding TatD family hydrolase, with protein sequence MTDGTQPILDNHLHLDPEYGRGLEAVDEFARVGGTHLIVINKPSWHLDVEVESGAGFESVFERTIETVAQASDRLEGRAWPVLGVHPGLISRLVGERGFTPEAAGKIMREGIECAADYVEAGKALGLKSGRPHYDVSDEVWEASNSVMRRAFELGADLECAVQLHAEGSDDFTAVGAMAQSVGLPAHRVVKHYASGALEGVTPSVMCDRDRLREAVDRGKPFLMETDFIDDPDRPGAVLGPKTVPRRVSWLLEDGYDEAVRNAHVETPRLVYDIDTEATLES encoded by the coding sequence ATGACGGACGGAACGCAACCCATCCTCGACAATCACCTCCACCTGGACCCGGAGTACGGTCGGGGCCTGGAGGCTGTCGACGAGTTCGCACGCGTAGGCGGGACACATCTTATAGTGATCAACAAACCCTCCTGGCACCTCGACGTCGAGGTCGAATCGGGTGCGGGTTTCGAATCGGTTTTCGAGCGAACCATCGAAACCGTCGCGCAAGCTAGCGACCGGCTCGAGGGTCGTGCCTGGCCGGTACTGGGCGTCCACCCTGGGCTGATCTCGAGACTTGTCGGCGAACGCGGCTTCACCCCTGAAGCGGCCGGTAAAATCATGCGCGAAGGCATCGAGTGCGCGGCCGACTACGTCGAAGCCGGCAAAGCGCTCGGGTTGAAGTCCGGACGTCCACACTACGACGTGAGCGACGAGGTCTGGGAAGCCTCGAATTCGGTCATGCGACGGGCGTTCGAACTCGGCGCGGACCTCGAGTGTGCCGTACAGTTACACGCCGAAGGAAGCGACGATTTCACTGCGGTCGGTGCCATGGCCCAGTCCGTGGGACTACCGGCCCATCGAGTCGTCAAGCACTACGCCAGTGGGGCTCTCGAGGGCGTCACGCCGAGTGTCATGTGTGATCGCGACCGGTTGCGCGAGGCGGTCGACCGCGGTAAGCCGTTTTTGATGGAAACCGACTTCATCGACGACCCGGACCGGCCTGGAGCCGTCCTCGGTCCGAAAACCGTCCCGCGTCGCGTCTCGTGGCTCCTCGAGGACGGATACGACGAAGCCGTCCGAAACGCCCACGTGGAAACGCCACGTCTGGTCTACGATATCGACACCGAAGCGACGCTCGAGTCCTGA
- a CDS encoding NYN domain-containing protein, producing the protein MLERVRNRLTTTKPNDRLGLFVDGPNVFRDEFNVDLDDLRTAVTDLGSVGILRLYLDEHATPGLIQAAEARGFEVVITSGDVDVKLAVDATACIAEGQLTHLAIASRDTDFKPVLEYAGLNGIETIAIAPGSYGRSDALQNAADSALTLGD; encoded by the coding sequence ATGCTCGAACGCGTTCGGAACCGATTGACGACAACGAAGCCAAACGATCGACTGGGATTGTTCGTCGATGGTCCGAACGTTTTTCGGGACGAGTTCAACGTCGACCTCGATGACCTTCGAACTGCTGTGACAGATCTGGGTTCCGTCGGCATCCTTCGCCTCTATCTCGACGAGCACGCAACTCCTGGCCTGATCCAGGCGGCCGAAGCTCGAGGATTCGAGGTCGTTATTACCAGCGGTGACGTCGACGTCAAACTGGCCGTCGATGCGACCGCCTGTATCGCCGAGGGACAGCTCACACACCTGGCTATCGCCTCGAGAGACACCGATTTCAAGCCCGTCCTCGAATACGCTGGCCTCAATGGTATCGAAACGATCGCCATTGCGCCGGGTTCGTACGGTCGCTCTGATGCCCTCCAGAACGCCGCCGACTCGGCACTCACGTTGGGCGACTGA
- a CDS encoding S8 family serine peptidase: MSDDGSHNFDRRSVLKGASALGAFLGISGVTAATPGRKPGPKEDEIVVGLGANISKAEAAVEPAIPANAEIVHKNETLGYVAVKLPEQASIQAKESVKANVAKQSGVEYVEDNETYEALVVPNDPLYGQQYAPQQVGCEDAWEVTFGDPDVTIAVIDQGIQYDHPNLAENMDGSVSNYGYDFVDNNDDPYPVSQGENHGTHVGGIAAGGTNNGEGHAGISNCSMLSARALGDGGGGSLTDIADAIQWAGDQGADVINMSLGGGGFNNTMNNACEYAYSQGSLLIAAAGNDGGSVNYPAAYDSVMAVSAIDSNENLANFSSRGSEIELAAPGVNVLSTVNWDDYDSLSGTSMASPVAAGVAGLAKSANPGMDNDQLRDHLKATAVDIGLSSNYQGAGRVDAANAVGDGDDDDDDDDDGGEPPESPTAVIDVSDTEPDVGDTVELDGTGSSSPNGEITEYFWNADPGGSVSSPTAALERDEEVDVDVSLTITDEDGQTDTDTVTVSFGGDSGGQCGDEVNTASVEGELSGGWWGNPSDTYTYNLQTADPCASTITLDGPSNATFDLYLTLDGRTPTTSDYDERSYNWGADEEITVDLDGSETFGILVDRYDGSGSYTLTVEELGK, translated from the coding sequence ATGTCAGATGATGGCAGTCATAATTTCGATCGTCGATCGGTTCTCAAAGGTGCGAGTGCGCTCGGTGCGTTTCTCGGTATCAGTGGTGTCACGGCAGCAACGCCGGGACGGAAACCCGGCCCGAAAGAAGACGAGATCGTCGTCGGTCTCGGTGCAAACATCTCGAAGGCGGAAGCGGCCGTCGAGCCCGCGATTCCGGCGAACGCCGAAATCGTCCACAAAAACGAGACGCTCGGTTACGTCGCCGTTAAACTGCCCGAACAGGCCTCGATACAGGCGAAAGAATCCGTCAAAGCAAACGTTGCAAAACAGAGTGGCGTCGAGTACGTCGAAGACAACGAGACGTACGAAGCACTGGTCGTCCCGAACGACCCACTGTACGGCCAGCAGTACGCGCCCCAGCAGGTCGGCTGTGAAGACGCCTGGGAAGTAACCTTCGGAGACCCTGACGTGACGATAGCGGTTATCGACCAGGGAATCCAGTACGACCACCCGAACCTGGCCGAGAACATGGACGGCAGCGTCTCGAACTACGGCTACGACTTCGTCGACAACAACGACGACCCGTATCCGGTTTCACAGGGCGAAAATCACGGCACCCACGTCGGTGGCATCGCCGCCGGCGGCACGAACAACGGCGAAGGCCACGCCGGCATCTCGAACTGTTCGATGCTCTCGGCTCGAGCACTCGGCGACGGCGGCGGCGGTTCGTTGACCGACATCGCCGACGCGATCCAGTGGGCCGGCGACCAGGGAGCTGACGTCATCAATATGTCCCTCGGTGGCGGCGGCTTCAACAACACGATGAACAACGCCTGTGAGTACGCCTACAGCCAGGGATCCCTGCTCATCGCCGCGGCGGGCAACGATGGTGGCAGCGTCAACTACCCCGCTGCGTACGACTCGGTGATGGCTGTTTCGGCTATCGACTCGAACGAGAATCTGGCGAACTTCTCGAGTCGCGGTTCGGAAATCGAGCTGGCGGCCCCCGGTGTGAACGTCCTCTCGACGGTCAACTGGGACGATTACGACAGCCTCTCGGGCACCTCGATGGCCTCACCCGTGGCCGCCGGTGTCGCCGGCCTCGCGAAATCGGCGAACCCCGGAATGGACAACGACCAACTTCGTGATCATCTCAAGGCGACGGCAGTCGACATTGGCCTCTCGAGCAACTACCAGGGTGCCGGCCGTGTCGATGCTGCAAATGCAGTCGGAGATGGTGACGACGATGATGACGATGACGACGATGGTGGAGAACCACCGGAGTCGCCAACGGCGGTCATCGACGTGTCTGATACTGAACCCGACGTTGGTGACACCGTCGAACTCGATGGTACTGGCTCGAGTTCGCCAAACGGCGAAATTACGGAATACTTCTGGAACGCGGACCCTGGTGGATCGGTTTCGAGTCCAACGGCAGCGCTCGAGCGAGACGAGGAAGTTGACGTTGACGTCTCCCTGACGATCACCGACGAAGACGGTCAGACCGACACCGATACGGTCACCGTCAGCTTCGGTGGTGACAGCGGTGGACAGTGTGGCGACGAGGTCAACACTGCCAGCGTCGAGGGCGAACTGAGCGGCGGCTGGTGGGGCAATCCAAGCGACACGTATACGTACAACCTCCAGACGGCCGACCCATGTGCGAGTACGATCACACTGGACGGCCCATCCAACGCCACGTTCGACCTCTATCTCACCCTCGACGGTCGGACGCCGACCACCAGCGACTACGACGAGCGCTCGTACAACTGGGGTGCTGACGAGGAGATCACCGTCGACCTCGACGGGAGCGAAACCTTCGGCATCCTCGTCGACCGATACGACGGCAGTGGCAGCTACACCCTGACCGTCGAAGAACTCGGCAAGTAA
- a CDS encoding S8 family serine peptidase, giving the protein MADNGTPGHNRRNVLKAAGALGAFIGLGGVTAATPGRKPGPKEDEIVVGVGASVADAEATVAPEIPDDAEIVHKNETLGYVAVKLPEQASTQAKENVKNRVASANGVEYAEDNATFETLVVPNDPQYGQQYAPQQVGCEDAWETTFGSSDVSIAVIDQGIQYDHPNLAENMDGSVSNYGYDFVDDNDDPYPVSQGENHGTHVGGIAAGGTNNGEGHAGISNCSMLSARALGDGGGGSLTDIADAIQWSADQGADVINMSLGGGGFNNTMNNACEYARDQGSLLIAAAGNDSGSVNYPAAYDSVMAVSAIDSNENLANFSSRGPEIELAAPGVNVLSTVNWDDYDSLSGTSMASPVAAGVAALALSAHPDMTNAELRDHLKATAVDIGLSDDNQGAGRVDAANAVADGDDGDDGDDGDDGDDGDDGGDDEPGECGAEVNTASVEGELSGGWWGNPSDTYTYELQTADPCASTITLDGPSDATFDLYLTLDGRTPTTSDYDERSYNWGADEEITVDLDGSETFGILVDRYDGSGSYTLTVEELGK; this is encoded by the coding sequence ATGGCAGATAATGGCACTCCCGGACACAACCGACGTAACGTACTGAAAGCTGCTGGTGCACTTGGCGCATTCATCGGTCTTGGCGGCGTCACTGCGGCGACGCCGGGTCGGAAACCGGGTCCAAAAGAAGACGAAATCGTCGTCGGTGTTGGTGCGAGCGTTGCCGACGCCGAAGCGACCGTCGCTCCTGAAATTCCTGACGATGCCGAAATCGTCCACAAAAACGAGACGCTCGGTTACGTCGCCGTCAAGTTGCCCGAGCAGGCATCGACACAGGCAAAAGAGAACGTCAAAAATCGAGTGGCGAGCGCTAACGGCGTGGAGTACGCCGAGGACAACGCGACGTTCGAAACGCTGGTCGTTCCGAACGACCCGCAGTATGGCCAACAGTACGCCCCACAGCAAGTCGGTTGTGAGGACGCCTGGGAGACCACATTCGGTTCCTCGGACGTCAGTATCGCCGTCATCGACCAGGGAATCCAGTACGACCACCCGAACCTGGCCGAGAACATGGACGGCAGCGTCTCGAACTACGGCTACGACTTCGTCGACGACAATGACGACCCCTATCCGGTTTCACAGGGCGAAAATCACGGCACCCACGTCGGTGGCATCGCCGCCGGCGGCACGAACAACGGCGAAGGCCACGCCGGCATCTCGAACTGTTCGATGCTCTCGGCTCGAGCGCTCGGCGACGGCGGCGGCGGTTCGTTGACCGACATCGCCGACGCGATCCAGTGGTCGGCCGACCAGGGAGCTGACGTCATCAACATGTCCCTCGGTGGCGGCGGCTTCAACAACACGATGAACAACGCCTGTGAGTACGCCCGCGACCAGGGATCGCTGCTCATTGCTGCCGCCGGAAACGATAGTGGCAGCGTCAACTACCCCGCTGCGTACGATTCGGTAATGGCCGTCTCGGCCATCGACTCGAACGAGAATCTGGCGAACTTCTCGAGTCGCGGTCCGGAGATTGAACTGGCAGCCCCCGGTGTGAACGTCCTCTCGACAGTCAACTGGGACGACTACGACAGCCTCTCAGGCACCTCGATGGCCTCACCGGTGGCCGCCGGTGTCGCCGCCCTCGCTCTCTCCGCCCACCCCGATATGACTAATGCGGAACTCCGAGATCACCTGAAGGCCACGGCCGTCGACATCGGTCTCTCCGACGATAACCAGGGAGCCGGGCGTGTGGATGCAGCTAACGCGGTTGCTGATGGTGACGACGGAGACGATGGCGACGACGGAGACGACGGTGACGACGGCGACGATGGCGGAGATGACGAGCCGGGCGAATGCGGTGCGGAGGTCAACACTGCCAGCGTCGAGGGCGAACTGAGCGGCGGCTGGTGGGGCAATCCGAGCGATACCTACACCTACGAACTGCAAACAGCGGACCCGTGTGCGAGTACGATCACACTTGATGGTCCATCCGACGCTACGTTCGACCTCTATCTGACCCTCGACGGTCGTACGCCGACCACCAGCGACTACGACGAGCGCTCGTACAACTGGGGTGCTGACGAGGAGATCACCGTCGACCTCGACGGGAGCGAAACCTTCGGCATTCTCGTCGACCGATACGACGGCAGTGGCAGTTACACCCTGACTGTCGAAGAGCTCGGAAAATAG
- the gcvT gene encoding glycine cleavage system aminomethyltransferase GcvT, whose amino-acid sequence MSLQTPPLGGVHDEYGAKFTDFGGWQMPVEFDSIQTEHHAVRDDVGKFDVSHMGEVVVSGPDATRLMQRLTSNDVTALDVGDSQYAAITATDGTIIDDTVIYRLPDDGEMEYLFVPNAGNDEAMVERWETHREQWGLEATVENRTQVYAMVALQGPNARALAREAATDGRDRLADLSRFEATYVEINGVDCWTARTGYTGEDGLEFVVPWESAETVWSALECQPCGLGARDTLRLEAGYVLAGQDFDRESNPRTPYECGIGFTVKLDTEFVGRDALEAQKEEGVAEKLVGFRLVDRGIARHGYDITTADGDVIGTVTSGTMSPTLEQAIGLGYVPTQYADSGTVVRVDVRGRDKKAKIETLPFVETV is encoded by the coding sequence ATGTCGCTTCAGACGCCACCGCTAGGTGGGGTACACGACGAGTACGGGGCGAAGTTCACGGACTTTGGTGGCTGGCAAATGCCAGTGGAGTTCGATTCGATCCAGACCGAACACCACGCCGTTCGGGACGACGTCGGCAAGTTCGATGTCTCACACATGGGCGAGGTGGTCGTCTCCGGTCCCGACGCAACTCGCCTGATGCAACGGCTGACCTCGAACGACGTAACCGCCCTCGACGTCGGGGACTCTCAGTACGCCGCAATCACCGCGACAGATGGGACGATCATCGACGACACGGTCATCTATCGACTTCCAGACGACGGCGAAATGGAGTACCTGTTCGTCCCGAACGCTGGCAACGACGAGGCGATGGTCGAGCGATGGGAGACCCACCGCGAACAGTGGGGTCTCGAGGCGACGGTCGAAAACCGGACACAGGTGTATGCGATGGTCGCCCTGCAAGGTCCGAACGCTCGAGCGCTCGCGCGTGAAGCTGCCACTGACGGACGTGACCGGCTCGCAGATTTGTCCCGATTCGAAGCGACATACGTCGAGATCAACGGTGTCGACTGCTGGACCGCTCGAACGGGGTACACAGGCGAGGATGGACTCGAGTTCGTCGTCCCCTGGGAATCGGCCGAAACAGTCTGGTCGGCTCTCGAGTGTCAGCCCTGTGGCCTCGGCGCACGAGACACCCTGCGACTGGAAGCCGGGTACGTGCTCGCCGGTCAGGATTTCGACCGGGAGTCGAACCCCCGCACTCCATATGAGTGTGGCATTGGGTTTACCGTCAAACTCGACACCGAATTCGTCGGCCGCGATGCACTCGAGGCACAAAAAGAGGAGGGCGTCGCGGAGAAACTCGTCGGCTTCCGATTGGTCGACCGCGGCATTGCCAGACACGGCTACGACATCACGACGGCCGACGGCGACGTCATTGGCACCGTCACGAGTGGGACCATGAGTCCAACCCTCGAGCAGGCAATCGGGCTCGGTTACGTTCCAACGCAGTACGCCGACAGTGGGACCGTCGTCCGCGTCGACGTTCGCGGGCGAGACAAAAAGGCAAAGATTGAAACGCTTCCCTTCGTCGAGACAGTATAA
- the gcvH gene encoding glycine cleavage system protein GcvH has protein sequence MSFDTPDDRRYLESHEWALETDGIVRVGISDFAQDELGDVVFVELPDVGDEVTAGDAFGVVESIKAVSDLYAPVSGTVSAVNEDLFDAPELVNEDPLGDGWMLEIEATEEGTDLLSADEYAEQIA, from the coding sequence ATGAGCTTCGATACACCAGACGATCGACGGTACCTCGAATCGCACGAGTGGGCACTCGAAACAGACGGCATCGTCCGCGTCGGCATCAGTGATTTCGCACAGGACGAACTCGGTGACGTCGTCTTCGTCGAACTCCCCGACGTCGGCGACGAGGTGACCGCGGGCGACGCGTTCGGCGTCGTCGAGTCGATTAAAGCGGTTTCGGACCTGTATGCCCCGGTGAGCGGCACAGTCAGCGCGGTCAACGAGGACCTCTTCGACGCGCCAGAACTCGTCAACGAAGACCCCCTCGGCGACGGCTGGATGCTCGAGATAGAGGCGACCGAAGAGGGTACCGATTTGCTCTCAGCGGACGAGTACGCCGAACAGATCGCCTGA
- a CDS encoding beta-CASP ribonuclease aCPSF1: MSTVEQQLDDLKAQITSELPNDVSVSSVKYEGPELVLYTRDPKKFARQGDLVRKLASKLRKRITVRPDPDVLSPPEKARAEIESVVPEEAGITDLDFHADTGEVVIEAQKPGMVIGRHGSTLREITKNVGWTPEVVRTPPIESSTVSNVRNFLKQERDDRRNILERVGRQIHREEMSDDQWVRITTLGCCREVGRAAFILSTPETRILIDCGDKPGAEGEVPYLQVPEALGAGAQTIDAVVLTHAHLDHSAFIPLLFKYGYDGPIYCTEPTRDLMGLLTLDYLDVAAKEGRTPPYESEMVREAIKHCIPLEYGDVTDIAPDVKLTFHNAGHILGSAVSHFHIGDGLYNVAFSGDIHYDDTRLFNGATNDFPRVETLVLESTYGGRNDYQIDQADSEEKLMEVIKETAERGGKVVIPAFAVGRSQEIMLVIEEAMRNGEIPEMPVHLDGMIWEATAIHTTYPEYLRDDLRDRIFHEDENPFLADEFNHIDGGEEERQDVADGGPCIILSTSGMVTGGPIMSWLSHIGPDPDSTLVFVGYQAQGTLGRRIQNGWDEIPTSEVGNMGSNGNGGRGTLSLNMDVETVDGFSGHADRAGLMNFVKTMNPRPEKVLCVHGDERSTQDLSSALYHDFNMRTFAPKNLETFRFL; encoded by the coding sequence ATGAGTACTGTAGAGCAGCAACTCGACGATTTGAAAGCACAGATCACGAGCGAGTTACCGAACGACGTGTCGGTCTCCTCGGTGAAATACGAAGGTCCTGAACTGGTCCTCTATACGCGTGACCCGAAGAAGTTCGCGCGACAGGGTGACCTGGTCAGGAAATTGGCCAGCAAACTTCGGAAACGGATTACCGTTCGGCCGGACCCGGACGTTCTCTCTCCCCCGGAGAAGGCACGAGCCGAAATCGAGAGCGTCGTTCCGGAAGAAGCCGGCATTACGGACCTCGATTTCCACGCCGACACAGGCGAAGTCGTAATCGAGGCCCAGAAACCGGGGATGGTCATCGGCCGTCACGGGTCGACGCTTCGCGAGATTACGAAAAACGTCGGCTGGACTCCCGAAGTCGTCCGCACACCACCGATCGAGTCCTCGACGGTTTCGAACGTGCGAAACTTCCTGAAACAGGAGCGTGACGACCGACGGAACATCTTAGAACGCGTTGGCCGGCAGATCCATCGCGAAGAGATGTCCGACGACCAGTGGGTTCGGATCACGACGCTTGGCTGTTGTCGTGAAGTCGGACGTGCTGCATTTATCCTCTCGACGCCGGAAACGCGAATTCTGATCGACTGTGGCGACAAACCGGGTGCCGAAGGCGAAGTCCCGTACCTCCAGGTGCCAGAAGCGTTGGGTGCTGGGGCACAGACGATAGACGCCGTCGTACTCACCCACGCTCACCTCGACCACTCGGCGTTTATCCCGCTGCTGTTCAAATACGGCTATGACGGTCCGATCTACTGCACGGAGCCGACCCGTGATCTGATGGGGCTGTTGACGCTCGACTATCTCGACGTGGCAGCCAAAGAAGGACGAACGCCGCCATACGAGAGTGAGATGGTCCGGGAAGCGATCAAACACTGCATTCCACTCGAGTACGGTGACGTCACGGATATCGCTCCTGACGTCAAACTCACCTTCCACAACGCTGGTCACATTCTCGGCTCTGCGGTGAGTCACTTCCACATCGGTGACGGGCTGTACAACGTCGCCTTCTCCGGTGACATTCACTACGACGACACACGCCTGTTCAACGGCGCAACCAACGACTTCCCCCGTGTTGAGACGCTGGTGCTCGAGTCGACGTACGGTGGTCGAAACGATTATCAGATCGATCAGGCCGATTCGGAGGAGAAACTTATGGAAGTCATCAAAGAAACCGCCGAGCGTGGCGGCAAAGTGGTGATTCCGGCGTTCGCCGTCGGCCGCTCACAGGAAATAATGCTCGTCATCGAAGAAGCGATGCGGAACGGCGAGATTCCGGAAATGCCAGTTCACCTGGACGGCATGATCTGGGAGGCGACGGCGATTCATACGACGTACCCGGAATATCTTCGAGACGACCTGCGCGACCGGATTTTCCACGAAGATGAAAACCCGTTCCTCGCCGATGAGTTCAATCACATCGATGGCGGCGAAGAAGAACGGCAGGACGTTGCCGACGGTGGTCCATGCATCATCCTGTCCACCTCGGGGATGGTCACTGGAGGACCGATCATGTCCTGGCTGAGCCACATCGGCCCGGACCCGGATTCGACGCTCGTGTTCGTCGGGTATCAGGCACAGGGAACGCTCGGCCGACGCATCCAGAACGGCTGGGACGAGATCCCGACCAGCGAAGTCGGGAACATGGGTTCGAACGGTAACGGCGGACGAGGAACGCTCTCGCTCAACATGGACGTCGAAACCGTCGACGGATTCTCCGGACACGCAGACCGCGCGGGCCTGATGAACTTCGTGAAGACGATGAACCCGCGGCCGGAGAAAGTGCTCTGTGTCCACGGCGACGAACGCTCCACGCAGGATCTGTCTTCGGCGCTGTATCACGACTTCAACATGCGGACGTTCGCGCCGAAGAACCTCGAGACCTTCCGATTCCTGTAA
- the nucS gene encoding endonuclease NucS yields the protein MRSLESPELQTAATVVTEGIRAGELVTLFGCCRVEYDGRASSTLGSGNRYVLLKPDGTALVHTATGQQPVNWQPPGCTHSVAMVEGVLVVTSERDTPTERLTIRFESLEHVGSFRVTDDPDEVTVVGTEADLSDHLLENPSLLESGFTPLATERDTAAGAVDIYGTDREGRTVVVELKRRRVGPDAVSQLRRYVDALSRELHTDAEIRGILVAPSVTDRATGLLEEHDLEFVSIEPPAREDP from the coding sequence GTGCGCTCTCTCGAGTCACCCGAACTACAGACGGCAGCCACCGTCGTCACCGAAGGGATTCGCGCCGGAGAGCTCGTGACACTGTTCGGGTGCTGTCGCGTCGAGTACGACGGACGAGCGTCCAGCACCCTCGGATCAGGGAATCGATACGTTCTGCTCAAACCCGATGGAACTGCGTTGGTCCACACCGCAACCGGACAACAACCGGTCAACTGGCAACCGCCGGGGTGTACACATTCCGTCGCGATGGTCGAGGGAGTGCTCGTCGTCACCAGTGAGCGCGACACGCCCACAGAACGGTTGACAATCAGGTTCGAGTCACTCGAGCACGTCGGCAGCTTTCGAGTGACAGACGATCCGGATGAAGTTACTGTCGTCGGAACGGAAGCCGATCTAAGCGACCACCTGCTCGAGAACCCATCGCTTCTCGAGTCGGGATTTACACCACTGGCGACCGAACGAGATACCGCCGCCGGTGCCGTCGATATCTACGGCACCGATAGAGAGGGTCGAACGGTCGTCGTCGAACTCAAACGACGACGCGTCGGCCCCGATGCAGTGAGCCAACTTCGGCGGTACGTGGATGCCCTGTCTAGAGAACTTCATACCGACGCCGAGATTCGGGGCATCCTCGTCGCTCCATCGGTAACCGACCGAGCTACCGGCCTCCTGGAGGAACACGACCTCGAGTTTGTGTCCATCGAACCACCGGCTCGAGAGGACCCATAA
- a CDS encoding DUF7128 family protein, translating into MVSTTQRDGETWYECEECGLLFDLEKDAKAHERNCDDDDDGPSYIQ; encoded by the coding sequence ATGGTCTCGACCACCCAGCGTGATGGTGAAACCTGGTACGAGTGTGAAGAATGTGGGTTGTTGTTCGACCTCGAGAAGGATGCGAAGGCACACGAACGGAACTGTGACGACGATGACGACGGCCCCTCGTACATTCAGTGA
- a CDS encoding DUF5796 family protein, with the protein MSTRSNVAPSTLPVDLVDGGVVVEYLDGRETFYNGVPEPVESSVKSPPGKEVHVLVTGPDGVEGIMTYINDRNTHEDILEATGVGRVMLESTDEEELFPGVTVETEGYSVRVTADHSLIDGRVFVFAEDEMSEHSYELVDSV; encoded by the coding sequence ATGAGTACGCGTTCCAACGTGGCCCCGAGCACGCTGCCCGTCGACCTCGTCGATGGTGGCGTCGTCGTGGAGTACCTCGACGGTCGAGAGACGTTTTATAATGGGGTGCCGGAACCGGTCGAATCGTCGGTGAAATCTCCGCCTGGAAAAGAAGTGCACGTACTGGTCACCGGCCCGGACGGTGTCGAGGGAATCATGACCTATATCAACGACCGGAACACCCACGAGGACATTCTCGAGGCTACGGGGGTCGGTCGCGTGATGCTCGAGTCGACCGACGAGGAGGAACTGTTTCCGGGAGTCACCGTCGAGACCGAGGGATACTCCGTTCGGGTGACGGCCGACCACTCGCTAATCGACGGTCGCGTTTTCGTCTTCGCCGAAGACGAAATGAGCGAACACTCGTACGAACTCGTCGACTCGGTATAG
- a CDS encoding shikimate kinase: protein MDGRAVAPAAGTVLNALATGTGSAFALDLETTATVTLSDDPIVNATITDAPDADTGLIERCVEFTLERYGPAADPDATPLGAQVTTDSEVPMASGLKSSSAAANATVLATLDALDLGDEVDRLEACLVGVEAARDAGVTITGALDDASASMLGGVTVTDNTEDRLLQHGRVDWYAAIYTPPEQAFSADADVDACTRIASTAELVAELALDGRYTEAMTVNGFAFCGALEHSPAPMLEALPDAAGVSLSGTGPSYVAVGDRSALESVCNRWAERPGTTRLVETRNDGTQIR, encoded by the coding sequence ATGGACGGTCGGGCGGTCGCACCAGCAGCAGGCACCGTACTCAACGCCCTCGCAACAGGAACCGGATCGGCGTTCGCACTCGATCTCGAGACCACCGCGACGGTAACGCTCAGTGACGACCCTATCGTGAACGCGACCATCACGGATGCGCCCGATGCCGACACGGGTCTGATCGAACGGTGTGTGGAGTTCACCCTCGAACGCTACGGGCCGGCGGCCGACCCCGATGCAACACCCCTCGGCGCACAGGTCACGACCGACAGCGAGGTTCCAATGGCCTCGGGCCTGAAAAGCTCGAGTGCCGCCGCCAACGCGACCGTACTCGCGACCCTCGATGCACTCGACCTCGGCGACGAAGTCGACCGCCTCGAGGCCTGCCTGGTCGGTGTCGAGGCAGCCAGGGACGCGGGCGTCACCATCACCGGGGCGCTTGACGACGCCAGTGCGAGCATGCTTGGCGGCGTCACTGTGACGGACAACACGGAAGACCGACTTCTCCAACACGGCCGAGTCGACTGGTACGCAGCGATCTATACCCCACCCGAGCAGGCGTTCAGCGCTGATGCCGATGTCGATGCCTGTACCCGCATCGCTTCGACGGCCGAGTTGGTCGCCGAACTCGCGCTCGACGGCCGATACACCGAAGCCATGACGGTCAACGGTTTTGCTTTCTGTGGCGCACTCGAGCACTCACCAGCACCGATGCTCGAGGCCCTCCCCGACGCTGCAGGCGTCTCACTCTCCGGGACCGGGCCGAGTTACGTTGCAGTCGGTGATCGATCCGCCCTCGAGTCAGTCTGTAACCGATGGGCAGAGCGACCCGGGACAACCCGCCTGGTCGAAACGCGAAATGACGGAACCCAGATACGATGA